In the genome of Tautonia rosea, the window GCTGACCGATCATGAGCTGGCCACCCGAGCATCCTGGCCGATCCTCTGTGACTGGGTCGATTCGGTCGCCGTCGGGTGCGAGCCGTCGCAGATGGGTCTCGGCCCTGTGTACGCCTTGCGTCGCCTCTGCGATCGCAAGCGTCTTGCACTGGCCGATTGCGATGCGGTCGAGATCAACGAGGCGTTTGCCTCTCAGGTACTCGCCTGTATGCGAGCACTGCCCGTCGCCGAGGAAACGGTCAATCGCTGTGGGGGCGCCATTGCCCTCGGGCACCCGATCGGCGCCAGCGGGGCTCGGCTGGCGGTCCATGCCGCGAATCAGATCGCACGGGGGGCAGTTCATCAGGCCGCCATCAGCCTCTGTGTTGGGGGTGGCATGGGTGTGGCTGCGCTCTTGCGAGCCTCGGATTGAACCACAGATGACCCCGAACGATGTCACTCGATCCCGACACGAGCCATCTATGTTCCGAGGCCTTACCCCATGCTGATCGAGGTGGGAGCAATCGTCCTGGCCCTTGGCCTCCTGATGACGGTCGCCTATCGGGGCCTGCCCGTCATCGTTTTCGCTCCGCTCTGCGCCTTACTGGCTGCGGCGCTGTCGGGAATGCCGCTCCTCCCTGCCTACACCGAGTTGTTCATGACCGGCGTGGCCGGGTTCGTCCGGGCCTTCTTCCCTCTGTTTCTCCTGGGAGCGGTGTTCGGCAAGCTCATGGACTCGAGCGGCTCGGCCGCGGCGATTGCCGCAGCGATGATCCGGGCAATGGGGCCTCGCCACGCGATCCCGGCGGTGGTGCTGGCCGGGGCGGTCCTGACCTACGGCGGCGTCTCCCTGTTCGTCGTGGCATTCGCCGTTTATCCCCTGGGCGCGGCCTTGTTTCGCGTCGCGGACATTCCCAAGCGATTGCTTCCGGCGGCAATTGCTTTGGGGGCGTTCACCTTCACCATGGATGCCCTGCCTGGCACGCCACAGGTTCAGAACATCATCCCCACGCGCTTCTTCGGCACCGATGCGTACGCCGCACCCCTTACCGGTCTGATTGGTGGTGCTATCGTCCTGTTTGGGGGCCTCTTCTGGCTGGAACGAAGACGAGCCCGTGCTGCCCTGATTGGGGAAGGATATGGCACCGGCCACCGGAACGAACCAGCGGCCCGATCGGCCGATCGGCTTCCTTCGCTCGGGGCGGCGGTCGTCCCGTTGCTAGTGGTGCTGGCGGTCAACTTCATCTTGAGCCGGACCGCGTGGTCGGTGGAGACCTGGTACGCCGAGGCAGCGCTTCTCCGTGACTTCCCCGAGACTCGCCCTCAGGATGCAGCTTCAACCTGGGCTGTGATTGTCGCTCTTTCCGCGGGAATCCTGGCCACCCTCGGCCTGAATATCGGTCGGATGAAGGACTCGGTCTCATCCTCACTCTCGGCCGCGGCGGCGGGTTCGCTCCCGGCGATCTTCAACACGGCCTCAGAGGTCGGCTTCGGCACGGTCATCAAGACCTTGCCGGGCTTCGAGATCGTCCGATCAATGGTGCTCGATGTCAGTCGGCATGTGCTCATCTCTCAGGCGGTCGCCGTCAACGTGCTGGCTGCTATCACCGGATCGGCCTCCGGCGGCCTGTCGATTGCTCTGGAGGTCATGGGCCGTCAGGCGCTCGACGCTGCACAGGATCAGGGGATCAGCCCGGAGCTGCTCCATCGGATCGCCTCGATGGCCTCCGGAGGAATGGACACCTTACCCCACAACGGGGCGGTGATCACCCTGCTGGCCATCACCGGCCTGACGCAC includes:
- a CDS encoding GntP family permease — protein: MLIEVGAIVLALGLLMTVAYRGLPVIVFAPLCALLAAALSGMPLLPAYTELFMTGVAGFVRAFFPLFLLGAVFGKLMDSSGSAAAIAAAMIRAMGPRHAIPAVVLAGAVLTYGGVSLFVVAFAVYPLGAALFRVADIPKRLLPAAIALGAFTFTMDALPGTPQVQNIIPTRFFGTDAYAAPLTGLIGGAIVLFGGLFWLERRRARAALIGEGYGTGHRNEPAARSADRLPSLGAAVVPLLVVLAVNFILSRTAWSVETWYAEAALLRDFPETRPQDAASTWAVIVALSAGILATLGLNIGRMKDSVSSSLSAAAAGSLPAIFNTASEVGFGTVIKTLPGFEIVRSMVLDVSRHVLISQAVAVNVLAAITGSASGGLSIALEVMGRQALDAAQDQGISPELLHRIASMASGGMDTLPHNGAVITLLAITGLTHRQSYPDIFVITLIKTAAVFLLAAAASALAG